From one Bombyx mori chromosome 5, ASM3026992v2 genomic stretch:
- the LOC101741436 gene encoding 19.5 kDa heat shock protein — translation MSLVPYWLRHLRNLAYRDPIARAFEDPFSVFSRDPFFRDPIKYIRQATSPIEDSHGIEGVYSDSEIKVDGKKVEVHLDVQNFTPEQIQVKTVGNEIMIEGKKEIKREDGWTRSHFERRFLLPEGFPPERVECHLDKGKLKLIAFRAEPLQERAVPIQEKSVNSEQTK, via the coding sequence ATGTCGCTTGTACCGTACTGGCTACGACACTTGAGGAATCTGGCGTACAGGGATCCGATTGCTAGAGCATTTGAAGATCCTTTCTCCGTCTTCTCCCGGGACCCTTTCTTCCGCGATCCGATCAAGTACATCAGGCAAGCCACCTCACCAATTGAAGACAGTCATGGCATCGAAGGAGTATACTCAGATTCAGAGATCAAAGTTGACGGCAAGAAAGTTGAAGTTCACCTGGATGTGCAGAATTTCACCCCAGAGCAAATTCAAGTGAAAACTGTTGGTAACGAAATTATGATTGAGGGCAAGAAAGAGATAAAGAGAGAAGACGGCTGGACGAGGAGTCACTTCGAGAGAAGGTTCCTTCTTCCTGAAGGTTTCCCGCCGGAACGAGTAGAGTGTCACCTGGATAAAGGGAAGCTGAAGCTTATCGCCTTTAGAGCTGAACCGCTGCAGGAGAGGGCGGTGCCAATTCAGGAGAAATCTGTAAACAGTGAGCAAACAAAGTGA
- the LOC101741351 gene encoding uncharacterized protein LOC101741351, protein MAGFVLIVLAGLTCAVLCKPVEDTEKGTLNEALPNHHAIERRFINPLFNLGGSHNLGNPKLRTRRSEVECEKLALCKLHARSRQNFFAAYELYFVNKENARYWDHRARTAAECEQRYGDCDAL, encoded by the exons ATGGCAGGTTTCGTTCTAATTGTGTTAGCTGGCTTGACATGCGCAGTGCTTTGCAAGCCAGTTGAGGATACCGAGAAAG GTACTTTAAATGAAGCTCTTCCGAATCACCACGCCATTGAGAGACGATTTATCAACCCGCTGTTTAACTTGGGAGGCTCACATAATTTAGGGAATCCAAAATTAAGAACCAGACGAAG CGAAGTCGAATGCGAGAAGCTTGCACTGTGTAAACTACACGCGAGATCCAGACAAAACTTCTTTGCAGCTTATGAATTATATTTCGTAAA TAAGGAAAACGCGCGCTACTGGGACCACCGGGCGAGGACCGCGGCGGAATGCGAACAGCGCTACGGCGACTGCGACGCGCTGTGA